The Nitriliruptor alkaliphilus DSM 45188 genome includes a region encoding these proteins:
- the cobS gene encoding adenosylcobinamide-GDP ribazoletransferase, with protein MTSKVADGPVDRTVPWRQPAESARIVAVAFQFLTRLPVPQIPVVDGDLRRATAAFPLVGLVVGAAVVAVRAAGEPLLGVVPATILAVAAAVAVTGAFHEDGLADTFDGLWGGWTPERRVEIMRDSRLGTYGAAALLFAISLQVSLLAALDLTTFARAVVAGHVLGRASVLVAVRWLPPYHDRGSGAQVADPLGPVGSTVAAVTTGAVLAVSFGIWAPVPVLAGLLALAALRRAARRRIGGLTGDILGAGQQLVLLTTLASAVALADHLA; from the coding sequence GTGACCAGCAAGGTGGCCGACGGGCCCGTGGATCGCACCGTGCCGTGGCGGCAGCCGGCCGAGTCGGCACGCATCGTGGCGGTGGCCTTCCAGTTCCTCACGCGGCTGCCCGTCCCGCAGATCCCGGTGGTCGACGGGGACCTGCGACGGGCGACGGCGGCCTTCCCGCTGGTGGGCCTGGTCGTCGGTGCGGCGGTCGTGGCTGTCCGCGCCGCCGGTGAGCCGTTGCTCGGTGTGGTCCCCGCCACCATCCTGGCGGTGGCTGCCGCGGTCGCGGTGACGGGGGCGTTCCACGAGGACGGCCTCGCGGACACCTTCGACGGACTGTGGGGCGGGTGGACACCCGAACGCCGCGTCGAGATCATGCGCGACTCACGGCTCGGGACCTACGGCGCGGCCGCGCTGCTGTTCGCGATCTCGCTCCAGGTGTCGCTGCTGGCGGCGCTCGACCTGACCACGTTCGCCCGGGCCGTGGTCGCGGGCCACGTCCTCGGTCGCGCCAGCGTCCTGGTCGCCGTCCGGTGGCTACCGCCGTACCACGACCGCGGGTCGGGGGCGCAGGTGGCCGACCCGCTCGGCCCCGTCGGCAGCACCGTCGCGGCCGTCACCACCGGCGCCGTGCTCGCGGTCAGCTTCGGCATCTGGGCGCCGGTCCCGGTCCTCGCCGGCCTGCTCGCGCTGGCGGCGCTCCGTCGCGCAGCGCGGCGCCGGATCGGGGGGCTGACAGGTGACATCCTCGGCGCCGGCCAACAGCTGGTCCTCCTCACCACCCTGGCGTCGGCGGTGGCGCTCGCCGACCACCTGGCCTGA
- the cobT gene encoding nicotinate-nucleotide--dimethylbenzimidazole phosphoribosyltransferase: MTATRSAASAADLIARIVPVEEEVRASAAAGVTALATPPGALGRLGDLATVLAAISGRATPPPIGRPGLVIAAGDHGVQLHGVSPYPQEVTALMVRTFCEGRGTANVLADAVGAEVLVLDVGVAGPVPDHPNLRARRIRPGTRDLSAGPAMTADECEAAVVAGAVTAGELLDAGVDLLITGDMGIGNTTASAALIATFTGADPAAVTGRGAGADDATYERKRDIVTAAVARHAGDADPWVRLAGLGGLEHAALVGVLLAGAAARVPVLLDGVIADAAAVAAAALAPDLAGYLIAGHRSTEPGAVAALAHLGLEPLIDLDLRLGEGTGALLAVPTVRAASSLLTGVATLEQVLGA, encoded by the coding sequence GTGACCGCCACCCGATCCGCCGCCTCCGCAGCCGACCTGATCGCCCGCATCGTCCCCGTCGAGGAGGAGGTTCGCGCGAGCGCCGCCGCGGGCGTGACCGCGCTCGCGACCCCGCCGGGCGCGCTCGGACGTCTCGGTGACCTCGCCACGGTCCTGGCAGCCATCAGCGGCCGCGCGACGCCGCCGCCGATCGGACGGCCGGGCCTCGTGATCGCCGCTGGCGACCACGGGGTGCAGCTCCACGGGGTCAGCCCCTACCCCCAGGAGGTCACCGCCCTGATGGTGCGGACCTTCTGCGAGGGCCGGGGGACCGCCAACGTGCTGGCCGACGCCGTGGGGGCCGAGGTGCTCGTCCTCGACGTGGGTGTCGCCGGACCCGTGCCGGACCACCCGAACCTGCGGGCGCGGCGGATCCGCCCCGGCACCCGTGACCTGAGCGCCGGCCCCGCCATGACGGCCGACGAGTGCGAGGCAGCGGTCGTGGCCGGCGCCGTGACCGCCGGGGAGCTGCTCGATGCGGGGGTGGACCTGCTGATCACCGGCGACATGGGCATCGGCAACACCACCGCGTCCGCGGCGCTGATCGCGACCTTCACGGGGGCCGACCCCGCCGCGGTGACCGGCCGCGGCGCCGGTGCGGACGACGCGACGTACGAACGCAAGCGCGACATCGTCACCGCTGCGGTCGCACGGCACGCCGGCGACGCCGACCCGTGGGTGCGCCTGGCCGGCCTCGGGGGGCTGGAGCACGCCGCCCTCGTCGGGGTGCTGTTGGCTGGCGCCGCCGCGCGGGTCCCCGTCCTGCTCGACGGGGTCATCGCCGACGCGGCCGCCGTCGCCGCCGCGGCGCTGGCGCCGGACCTCGCCGGGTACCTGATCGCGGGCCACCGTTCGACCGAGCCCGGTGCCGTCGCGGCCCTGGCTCACCTCGGCCTCGAGCCGCTGATCGACCTGGACCTCCGGCTCGGCGAGGGCACGGGCGCGCTGCTCGCCGTGCCGACGGTCCGGGCTGCCTCGTCGCTGCTCACCGGTGTCGCCACGCTGGAGCAGGTCCTCGGCGCCTGA
- the cobC gene encoding Rv2231c family pyridoxal phosphate-dependent protein CobC: MIGAAIRHLVLGGTRSGKSRHAERLVAASAGPVVYVATGGASDPELAERVATHRDRRPADWLTAETTDLADLLASAPPAAAVLVDDLEGWLVARMTAHDLWTDDEVAPLGADGRAAVAAVLEDAARWWQLAASRLGPTVVVAGRPGEGVTPLGAATRRYVDLHGEVTELLSRTADRVDLVVAGRALPLPAPLAAPTVAADLREHGDTQVPDDCVDLAVNVLPGPPAWLHEHLAATLDDLAAYPDDTAARDAVARHHGRTRDEVVVLDGAAEGFWLLPALRPTLAACVHPGFTEAEAALRAREVPVVRVQRDPRDWRLDPTAVPDAADLVVLGRPDNPTGAVDHESVIAQLCRPGRTVVVDEAFTDLLPDATGLAGRRDLPGLVVLRSLTKVWGLAGLRVGYLVAPAATAARLAADRQPWSVSTPALAALEHLLTREPERRRRAEGVAADRAHLLGLLRDLPDVEVWDGAANFLLLRTPLPDLRERLLAAGFAVRRGDTFPGLDASYVRVAVRPPEVSDAFVVALRHNLDRQVLT, from the coding sequence GTGATCGGTGCGGCGATCCGTCACCTGGTGCTCGGCGGCACGAGGTCGGGCAAGAGCCGTCACGCCGAACGGCTCGTCGCGGCGAGCGCCGGCCCGGTCGTGTACGTGGCCACGGGTGGGGCGAGCGACCCCGAGCTGGCCGAACGTGTCGCCACCCACCGCGACCGGCGACCGGCCGACTGGCTCACCGCGGAGACCACCGATCTCGCCGATCTGCTCGCGTCGGCGCCCCCGGCGGCCGCCGTCCTCGTCGACGATCTCGAGGGCTGGCTGGTCGCGCGCATGACGGCGCACGACCTGTGGACCGACGACGAGGTGGCACCGCTCGGCGCGGACGGTCGCGCGGCGGTGGCAGCCGTGCTCGAGGACGCAGCGAGGTGGTGGCAGCTCGCCGCGTCGCGCCTCGGCCCGACCGTCGTGGTCGCCGGACGTCCAGGGGAGGGGGTCACCCCGCTCGGCGCCGCGACACGGCGCTACGTCGACCTGCACGGCGAGGTCACCGAGCTGCTGTCGAGGACCGCTGACCGCGTGGACCTGGTCGTCGCCGGTCGGGCGTTGCCGCTCCCCGCGCCCCTGGCTGCACCGACCGTCGCGGCCGACCTCCGCGAACACGGTGACACCCAGGTGCCGGACGACTGCGTCGACCTGGCCGTCAACGTCCTGCCCGGACCGCCGGCCTGGCTGCACGAACACCTCGCCGCCACCCTCGACGACCTCGCGGCCTACCCCGACGACACCGCGGCCCGGGACGCGGTCGCCCGCCACCACGGTCGCACCCGCGACGAGGTGGTCGTGCTCGACGGCGCGGCCGAGGGGTTCTGGTTGCTGCCAGCGCTGCGCCCGACCCTCGCCGCCTGCGTGCACCCCGGGTTCACCGAGGCGGAGGCGGCCCTCCGTGCACGTGAGGTTCCCGTCGTCCGCGTCCAGCGCGACCCGCGCGACTGGCGGCTCGATCCGACGGCCGTGCCCGACGCGGCCGACCTCGTGGTCCTCGGGCGGCCCGACAACCCGACCGGTGCGGTCGACCACGAGTCGGTCATCGCCCAGCTGTGCCGCCCGGGTCGCACCGTGGTGGTCGACGAGGCCTTCACCGACCTGCTGCCCGACGCGACGGGTCTGGCCGGACGCCGCGACCTGCCGGGTTTGGTGGTGCTGCGCAGCCTCACCAAGGTCTGGGGCCTCGCAGGGCTCCGGGTGGGCTACCTCGTGGCTCCCGCGGCCACCGCTGCTCGCCTGGCCGCCGACCGGCAGCCGTGGTCGGTCAGCACGCCGGCGCTCGCGGCGCTCGAGCACCTGCTCACCCGCGAGCCGGAACGTCGACGCCGAGCCGAGGGCGTCGCGGCCGACCGAGCGCACCTGCTCGGCCTCCTGCGCGACCTGCCGGACGTCGAGGTGTGGGACGGCGCCGCCAACTTCCTGCTCCTGCGCACCCCGCTGCCCGACCTGCGCGAGCGTCTGCTGGCCGCGGGCTTCGCGGTCCGGCGCGGGGACACCTTCCCCGGCCTCGACGCCAGCTACGTCCGCGTCGCGGTCCGACCTCCCGAGGTCAGCGACGCCTTCGTCGTCGCCCTCCGCCACAACCTCGACCGACAGGTGCTCACGTGA
- a CDS encoding sirohydrochlorin chelatase: MSSALLIVGHGTRDAAGQAECHELLAVVRSRRPDLRVELGFLELCPPPITDTVAAMVADGVDDVTVVPLVLLGAGHAKGDVPASIARERLLHPGVRFRYGRPLGVRPELLATVDDRLRAAVPASERDETAVVVVGRGTSDPDANGDLAKIARLLWEGRPWPLVEPGFVSLAQPSVPEALERCRRLGATRIAVTPYFLFTGVLERRIRDQTAEWAARHPEVTVVDAGYLGPDVQVADLLLARYDEATAGAAVANCDTCVYRVALPGFADRVGLPQTLHEHPDDPGTHGHHHGHDHHHGHDHEHDPAEAGVSR, from the coding sequence GTGAGTAGCGCCCTGCTGATCGTCGGCCACGGCACGCGCGACGCCGCCGGCCAGGCCGAGTGCCACGAGTTGCTGGCTGTGGTGCGCTCGCGCCGGCCGGACCTGCGGGTGGAGCTCGGCTTCCTCGAGCTGTGCCCGCCGCCCATCACCGACACCGTGGCGGCGATGGTCGCCGACGGCGTCGACGACGTGACCGTCGTGCCGCTGGTGCTGCTCGGTGCCGGTCACGCCAAGGGTGACGTGCCCGCCTCCATCGCACGCGAACGGCTCCTGCACCCGGGGGTCCGCTTCCGCTACGGGCGGCCGCTCGGGGTGCGACCCGAGCTGCTGGCCACGGTCGACGACCGCCTGCGTGCGGCCGTCCCCGCGTCGGAACGTGACGAGACGGCCGTGGTCGTCGTCGGTCGCGGGACGTCCGACCCGGACGCCAACGGCGACCTCGCAAAGATCGCCCGCCTGCTGTGGGAGGGGCGGCCGTGGCCCCTGGTCGAGCCCGGTTTCGTCAGCCTGGCGCAGCCATCGGTCCCCGAGGCGCTGGAGCGCTGCCGACGGCTCGGCGCCACCCGCATCGCCGTCACGCCCTACTTCCTGTTCACCGGCGTGCTCGAACGCCGCATCCGTGACCAGACGGCCGAGTGGGCCGCGCGCCACCCGGAGGTGACGGTGGTCGACGCGGGCTACCTCGGCCCCGACGTGCAGGTCGCCGACCTCCTGCTCGCCCGCTACGACGAGGCAACGGCCGGGGCGGCCGTGGCCAACTGCGACACCTGCGTCTACCGCGTCGCGCTGCCGGGGTTCGCCGACCGCGTCGGACTCCCGCAGACGCTGCACGAGCACCCCGACGACCCGGGGACCCACGGGCACCACCACGGTCACGATCACCACCACGGCCACGACCACGAGCACGATCCCGCGGAGGCCGGGGTGTCGAGGTGA
- a CDS encoding precorrin-8X methylmutase encodes MGRASVHDIERRSMAVLAGRCDLSALPPLTRAVTERVVHSAADLRYVEDLVLDEAALRRGWQALADGAPIVADSRMVAAGVTSTDVQVPIADPAVAPEAARTGDTRSATAIRLVAERVGPGAVWVIGNAPTALEAVLVHARDPALVVGLPVGFIGAVEAKAALRASGLPAVSNRSELGGSPVAAAAVNALLYTASPAAPSRHLETAPEEPTRE; translated from the coding sequence ATGGGACGTGCCTCGGTGCACGACATCGAACGCCGGTCGATGGCGGTCCTGGCCGGCCGCTGCGACCTGTCGGCGCTGCCGCCGCTCACCCGCGCCGTCACCGAACGGGTCGTGCACTCAGCCGCCGACCTGCGGTACGTCGAGGACCTCGTGCTCGACGAGGCGGCGCTGCGCCGGGGGTGGCAGGCCCTGGCCGACGGGGCACCGATCGTCGCCGACAGCCGCATGGTCGCCGCCGGCGTGACCAGCACCGACGTCCAGGTCCCGATCGCGGACCCGGCCGTGGCCCCCGAGGCCGCCAGGACCGGGGACACCCGCAGCGCGACCGCCATCCGCCTGGTCGCCGAACGTGTCGGTCCGGGCGCGGTCTGGGTCATCGGCAACGCCCCGACCGCCCTGGAGGCCGTGCTCGTCCACGCCCGCGACCCGGCCCTCGTGGTGGGCCTGCCCGTCGGGTTCATCGGTGCCGTCGAGGCCAAGGCCGCCCTGCGTGCCTCGGGCCTGCCCGCCGTGTCCAACCGCAGCGAGCTCGGCGGGTCCCCTGTCGCCGCCGCGGCCGTCAACGCCCTGCTCTACACCGCGTCACCTGCCGCCCCGTCCCGCCACCTCGAAACCGCACCCGAGGAGCCCACCCGTGAGTAG
- a CDS encoding 4Fe-4S binding protein, whose translation MSFTVLTSCTACGACLPTCPERCIRVAPRGTGVPLLVLDDRCTGCGECAEVCPAEAIVPLAELLS comes from the coding sequence GTGAGCTTCACCGTCCTGACCTCGTGCACCGCGTGCGGCGCGTGCCTGCCCACCTGTCCCGAGCGCTGCATCCGGGTCGCTCCCCGAGGCACCGGGGTCCCGCTGCTGGTGCTCGATGACCGGTGCACCGGCTGTGGTGAGTGCGCCGAGGTGTGCCCCGCCGAGGCCATCGTGCCGCTCGCGGAGCTGCTGTCGTGA
- the cobJ gene encoding precorrin-3B C(17)-methyltransferase codes for MTHPRTVVVAATATGRDLAVDLARHLGADLADGRPRDAIAASWSRADALVLVVAVGAATRLVAPHLTDKHADPAVVCVDDAGRFAVPLVGGHEGGANALAERIASHLDATPVVTTASEAAGWPSLGELGARTGLRAEGDLATVGGHLLGGGAVRVVRDAAWPLGPLPFATTDDPSAPLLHLTDRIAATPGPVPTVRYRPPSLVVGVGASRGVSAQEVGDLVDTALADAGLSPAAVHTVATVDAKADEVGLLEAVADRGWPVVCLPAEQLAATPVPNPSDVVRAAVGTPSVAEAAALHLGGDLVVEKRRTAMATVAIARRPARGRLVLVSLGPGAEDLVTPRARAELADAEVVIGYGPYVDQAAAFTRRGVRLERFGLGEEVARAERAVALARAGHAVALVGSGDVGVYAMASPTLERVGDDVDVSVVPGVTAALAASALLGAPFGHDHCSISLSTLLTPWEAIEPRIEAAAASDLAIAFYNPRSRGRDWQLAEARRILLRHRPPTTPVGVVRDAERPDQEVVLTTLGDLDVDQVQMTTVVLIGTSISRVVAGRIVTPRGYAGDATAEVPA; via the coding sequence GTGACCCACCCACGCACCGTCGTCGTCGCGGCCACCGCGACCGGCCGCGACCTCGCGGTCGACCTCGCCCGGCACCTCGGCGCCGACCTCGCCGACGGCCGTCCCCGCGACGCGATCGCCGCGTCGTGGTCGCGCGCGGACGCGCTGGTGCTGGTCGTCGCGGTCGGTGCCGCGACCCGCCTGGTCGCGCCGCACCTGACGGACAAGCACGCCGATCCCGCGGTGGTGTGCGTCGACGACGCCGGCCGCTTCGCCGTCCCCCTGGTCGGCGGCCACGAGGGCGGCGCCAACGCGCTGGCCGAACGGATCGCGTCCCACCTCGACGCCACACCCGTGGTCACCACCGCCTCGGAGGCTGCCGGGTGGCCGAGCCTCGGCGAGCTCGGCGCCCGGACGGGGCTGCGGGCCGAGGGGGATCTGGCGACGGTGGGCGGCCACCTGCTCGGCGGGGGAGCGGTGCGGGTCGTCCGCGATGCCGCCTGGCCGCTCGGACCCCTGCCCTTCGCTACGACCGACGACCCGTCCGCCCCACTGCTGCACCTCACCGACCGGATCGCCGCGACGCCGGGACCCGTCCCGACGGTGCGCTACCGCCCACCCTCACTGGTGGTCGGCGTCGGTGCGTCCCGCGGGGTCTCGGCGCAGGAGGTCGGCGACCTCGTCGACACCGCCCTCGCCGACGCCGGGTTGTCCCCTGCGGCGGTGCACACCGTGGCGACCGTGGACGCGAAGGCCGACGAGGTCGGGCTCCTCGAAGCCGTCGCGGACCGCGGGTGGCCCGTCGTGTGCCTGCCGGCCGAGCAACTGGCGGCCACACCCGTCCCGAACCCGTCGGACGTGGTCCGCGCGGCCGTCGGCACACCGTCGGTCGCGGAGGCCGCTGCCCTCCACCTCGGCGGTGACCTGGTGGTCGAGAAGCGCCGCACGGCGATGGCCACCGTTGCGATCGCGCGCCGACCGGCCCGCGGACGGCTCGTGCTCGTCTCCCTCGGACCCGGGGCCGAGGACCTCGTCACCCCACGGGCCCGCGCCGAGCTCGCCGACGCCGAGGTCGTGATCGGCTACGGCCCGTACGTCGACCAGGCCGCGGCGTTCACCCGGCGGGGCGTCCGGCTCGAACGCTTCGGTCTCGGCGAGGAGGTCGCCCGCGCGGAGCGGGCGGTCGCGCTCGCACGTGCCGGCCACGCCGTCGCGCTGGTCGGATCCGGCGACGTCGGCGTCTACGCCATGGCGTCACCCACCCTCGAACGCGTCGGGGACGACGTCGACGTGTCGGTCGTCCCCGGGGTGACCGCCGCCCTCGCGGCCAGCGCCCTGCTCGGAGCGCCGTTCGGGCACGACCACTGCAGCATCTCGCTGTCGACCCTCCTGACCCCCTGGGAGGCGATCGAGCCCCGCATCGAAGCCGCAGCCGCCAGCGACCTGGCGATCGCGTTCTACAACCCGCGCAGCCGTGGCCGGGACTGGCAGCTGGCCGAGGCCCGTCGGATCCTGCTCCGGCATCGACCGCCCACCACGCCCGTCGGGGTGGTGCGCGACGCCGAGCGTCCGGACCAGGAGGTCGTGCTGACCACCCTCGGCGACCTCGACGTCGACCAGGTCCAGATGACCACCGTGGTCCTGATCGGCACCTCGATCAGCCGGGTCGTCGCCGGCCGCATCGTCACCCCCCGGGGCTACGCCGGTGACGCCACGGCGGAGGTGCCCGCGTGA